In Dehalococcoidia bacterium, the following are encoded in one genomic region:
- a CDS encoding PD-(D/E)XK nuclease family protein, protein MPPPRLITGTIPHLEDALAEAVTSARGDDPLAPVTVLVGHVLLRPYLRRALALRSVAQINVRYLRPHELAQQMSQADSTLRALPRLTPAAERLLVRDVAATATGYFAKIAARDGFVEALGRVFRELELGGFSGRFDEAAGMGSAKLRELGELYAEYERRREGFATVGKHYAAALRARFEGPLLVYGLWGSGTPAHLQVRLIEHVASQASVTVFLPASGTDADDAHAAFRVRLAELGASVETAPSAAPAADAKSLQPAQLSLLDASSTATAAPRSSIDRVSGRLFARHNADRIETGDITLINAPDTVREVWEAARACLRWAQAGMRFHEMAVVYRNRDPYRALVDEIFAEAGIETYLHDGRLLSTHPLGRRVLALLELARDGTFSRAKVMEFLTETELPRATIAQYDRVRPSEWETYTRDAGVVEGIDQWRERLTRLANEKRELSKDERFGWQADVATRVETLIGFASDFHAALSARADEATWAEHLAFLRSLVDAYAEGTGSIIAALDELSMLSAVRATATFEQFARAVRDDLEARDTTNVLKEPVRMFGRQGVAVIDASSLRHLRFRAVYMLGVAERAWPPPPRPDALLLEHERRAINLAPAGARLPMRTEPDDAALTFWTGVQAAKEHLAASFARADAGRTGKHLPSYFYRGLAEAIEGRRVALDDLDALPNVRRFAAGRLANDEIAASLSRAEYDRGLIKASNEGAMPGAIEAVSSLTPSFDRAVCARQQRRSGALSAYDGVMISREAVEAARRNSVFQREGASVSASRLEMYAVCPYRYFVHYSLGIEPVEEPEDIERMDHLKRGSLIHEILQKFMLAIRNDPPRVEARERHLELLMRVAREECEERVRRGVTGRPLIWRMDQKVIEEDLVRWYDAELKDAASSGMPPGAFEARFGPGGRGFGEEDETLSSDEPLSIAIAGRTVRVQGRIDRIDWATEGPGFRVIDYKTGKKNAKESNRFAAGTMLQLPIYLRAAARMLGRPETDGDAQYFYVSSRGNFKRHIISGAELTASHDQFERVLQTIANGVDGGYFAPNPESVDKRSNCLFCDYKDVCDAQIARIMKPKADDPRAAPFIALEAIE, encoded by the coding sequence ATGCCCCCTCCCAGGCTGATCACGGGCACCATCCCGCACCTCGAGGACGCGCTCGCGGAAGCGGTAACGTCGGCACGTGGTGACGATCCGCTCGCGCCGGTGACCGTGCTCGTCGGGCACGTACTGCTGCGGCCCTATCTGCGGCGCGCGCTCGCGCTCAGGAGCGTCGCGCAGATCAACGTCCGTTACCTGCGTCCGCACGAACTGGCGCAGCAGATGTCGCAGGCCGACTCGACGCTGCGAGCGCTTCCGCGCTTGACGCCGGCGGCCGAGCGGCTCCTCGTGCGAGACGTCGCCGCGACGGCGACCGGCTACTTCGCGAAGATCGCCGCGCGCGACGGATTCGTCGAGGCGCTGGGGCGCGTGTTTCGCGAGCTGGAACTGGGCGGCTTCTCTGGCCGCTTCGACGAAGCCGCCGGCATGGGCAGCGCCAAACTGCGCGAGCTCGGCGAACTCTACGCCGAGTACGAGCGCCGCCGCGAAGGCTTCGCGACCGTCGGCAAGCACTACGCGGCGGCGCTGCGGGCGCGGTTCGAGGGACCGCTGCTCGTGTACGGGCTCTGGGGATCGGGGACGCCTGCGCACCTGCAGGTGCGGCTGATCGAGCATGTCGCGTCGCAGGCCAGCGTCACGGTGTTCCTGCCCGCTTCGGGCACCGACGCCGACGACGCCCATGCGGCGTTTCGGGTACGGCTTGCCGAGCTAGGAGCAAGCGTCGAAACCGCACCGAGCGCGGCGCCGGCGGCCGACGCGAAATCGCTTCAGCCCGCCCAGCTTTCGTTGCTCGATGCTTCGTCGACGGCCACGGCTGCTCCTCGATCGTCGATCGATCGTGTGAGCGGGCGGCTGTTCGCGCGGCACAACGCCGATCGCATCGAGACCGGCGACATCACGCTGATCAACGCGCCGGATACCGTGCGCGAGGTGTGGGAGGCGGCACGCGCGTGTTTGCGATGGGCGCAGGCCGGCATGCGCTTCCACGAGATGGCCGTCGTCTACCGCAACCGCGATCCGTACCGCGCGCTGGTCGACGAGATCTTTGCCGAGGCGGGCATCGAAACGTACCTGCACGACGGCCGCCTCCTGTCGACGCACCCGCTGGGCCGCCGCGTGCTGGCGCTTCTCGAACTGGCGCGCGACGGCACGTTTTCGCGCGCGAAGGTGATGGAGTTTCTCACCGAGACCGAACTGCCCCGCGCCACCATCGCGCAGTACGACCGCGTGCGTCCCTCGGAATGGGAGACGTACACCCGCGACGCGGGCGTCGTCGAGGGCATCGACCAGTGGCGCGAGCGGCTGACGCGGCTCGCGAATGAAAAGCGCGAACTGTCGAAGGACGAGCGCTTCGGCTGGCAGGCCGATGTCGCGACGCGCGTCGAAACGTTGATCGGGTTCGCATCGGACTTCCACGCAGCACTATCAGCGCGCGCCGACGAAGCCACGTGGGCAGAGCACCTGGCGTTCCTGCGATCGCTCGTCGATGCGTACGCCGAGGGCACGGGATCGATCATCGCTGCACTCGATGAGCTAAGCATGCTTTCGGCGGTGCGCGCCACGGCCACGTTCGAGCAGTTCGCGCGCGCGGTGCGTGATGACCTGGAGGCGCGGGACACGACGAACGTGCTGAAGGAGCCCGTGCGCATGTTCGGGCGACAGGGCGTCGCCGTGATCGACGCGTCGTCGCTGCGCCACCTCCGTTTTCGCGCCGTGTACATGCTCGGCGTCGCGGAGCGCGCGTGGCCGCCGCCGCCGCGTCCCGACGCGCTGCTGCTCGAGCACGAGCGACGCGCGATCAACCTCGCGCCCGCCGGCGCCAGGCTGCCGATGCGCACCGAGCCAGACGATGCGGCGCTGACCTTCTGGACCGGCGTGCAGGCGGCGAAGGAGCACCTGGCAGCGTCGTTTGCCCGCGCGGATGCAGGACGCACCGGCAAGCATCTGCCCTCCTACTTCTACAGGGGCCTCGCGGAAGCGATCGAGGGGCGCCGGGTGGCGCTCGACGACCTGGACGCGCTGCCCAACGTGCGCCGCTTCGCCGCCGGACGGCTGGCGAACGACGAGATCGCGGCGTCGTTGTCCCGGGCCGAATACGACCGCGGGCTGATCAAGGCGTCGAACGAGGGCGCGATGCCCGGGGCCATTGAAGCCGTATCGTCGCTGACGCCGTCGTTCGATCGGGCGGTGTGCGCACGGCAGCAGCGCCGGAGCGGCGCCCTGTCCGCGTACGACGGCGTCATGATCTCGCGGGAGGCCGTGGAGGCGGCACGCCGCAACTCGGTCTTCCAGCGCGAGGGCGCGAGCGTCTCGGCGAGCCGCCTGGAGATGTACGCCGTGTGCCCGTATCGCTACTTCGTACACTACTCGCTCGGCATCGAACCGGTCGAGGAGCCCGAAGACATCGAGCGGATGGACCATCTGAAGCGCGGCTCACTGATCCACGAGATCCTGCAGAAGTTCATGCTCGCGATCCGCAACGATCCGCCGCGCGTCGAAGCGCGCGAGCGTCACCTGGAACTGCTGATGCGCGTCGCCCGCGAGGAGTGCGAGGAGCGCGTGCGGCGCGGCGTCACAGGGAGGCCGCTGATCTGGCGCATGGACCAGAAGGTCATCGAAGAGGACCTCGTGCGCTGGTACGACGCGGAACTGAAGGACGCAGCTTCGAGCGGCATGCCGCCGGGCGCGTTTGAAGCGCGCTTCGGCCCCGGTGGTCGGGGGTTCGGCGAAGAGGACGAGACGCTCTCGTCCGACGAACCGCTGTCGATCGCGATCGCCGGGCGCACGGTGCGCGTGCAGGGCCGCATCGACCGCATCGACTGGGCGACCGAAGGCCCGGGCTTTCGCGTCATCGACTACAAGACGGGCAAGAAGAACGCCAAAGAGAGCAATCGCTTCGCGGCGGGCACCATGCTGCAATTGCCGATTTACCTGCGCGCGGCGGCGCGCATGCTCGGTCGTCCGGAGACCGACGGCGATGCGCAGTACTTCTACGTCAGCAGCCGTGGCAATTTCAAGCGGCACATCATCTCCGGCGCCGAACTCACGGCGTCGCACGATCAGTTCGAGCGCGTCCTGCAGACGATCGCCAATGGCGTCGATGGCGGCTACTTCGCCCCGAATCCGGAAAGCGTCGACAAGCGGAGCAACTGCCTGTTCTGCGATTACAAGGATGTCTGCGACGCGCAGATCGCGCGCATCATGAAGCCTAAAGCAGACGACCCGCGCGCCGCCCCCTTCATTGCGCTTGAGGCGATCGAATGA
- a CDS encoding UvrD-helicase domain-containing protein gives MSTAFVPADQAIRDEIAERVDTNMIVEAGAGTGKTTVLVERIVRIIATGHAAVHELAVITFTEKAAAELSARVRQGFEDALADVATAPVERTRLEAAIRGLNHAHIETIHAFASGLLRERPVEADLDPGFEVLDTLPAQLEFDAAWSDWLTAQTGGDDPPEALVNVLNLQLDFKLVRDAAQHLNEHRDLLPLRPYPKRHVDAIAVLDAVRLQIDVLRASKQHCIDVGDYGYQQIERLEADLHDLDGFRGYPDALRRALVSLDSVNPKSGAQPKWRTKSDLASVKACFGVVSKLLEGAKSDMREAAVADLLEWLQGFVFFYDERRRKAGKADFDDLLVWARDLVRDNAEVRAYFQQKYRCVLVDEFQDTDPLQVELIVLLCAEGAAIDWRRAKLREGSLFVVGDPKQSIYRFRRADIAMYDDVKRHVFGGAPVRITQNFRSVDGVIGWVNDTFDELFEETPGVQPPYVPLSHHPEYISEDAITLVGGTAAGSKASDVRLAEAEAIASLVRERVAGGGWRVREGKAAQPQRPARFGDIVVLIPSRTELVIYEEAFARAGVPYRHEGGRTFFTRQEVRELVAVLRAIDDPADGVATVAALRSAAFGCSDEDLLLHKVNGGRFDFISMDDKWSGPVAESLHTLRRLARKRHAWTDANGVKRSPLTLSELVRAVLDATRLVEFAMLQPQGEQVAANLLKVIDQARTYAEASGGGLRGFVRWLKENVTRTTDETDAPISEETDDVVRIVTVHAAKGLEFPIVVFANMGTRRYDYTRVIADRGARALHMRLGRKDLRFQTPGFAEAEDAEKGHASAEELRLLYVASTRAKDRLVVPFIDAADAKIPKVPECLNDWLRKENAGFAPSIDAATLPRLVAALPVWRREPAAVPDGAPERVIAARAQWLAEHDALVERAKRPLVVRTASALKPEWERPLAATDDVRRGNATEFGSAVHALLERIELRSTDEIDVLARAIASESGMPQRADEIATIARRALASAVVERALRSRRMLLEAPFTVALPRDAATRAGLPEGLAEGRIDLLFEEDSAAVIVDFKTDAVTEKDVDERAAHYRNQALVYAWAVRQAAMPVREVVFLFARPGVERAYPVDDAFLAEAEALMRLEPVPEEALA, from the coding sequence ATGAGCACCGCATTTGTGCCCGCCGACCAGGCGATCCGCGACGAGATCGCCGAACGCGTCGACACGAACATGATCGTCGAGGCGGGCGCCGGGACCGGCAAGACGACGGTGCTCGTCGAACGCATCGTGCGGATCATCGCAACCGGCCACGCGGCGGTGCACGAACTCGCCGTGATCACCTTCACGGAGAAGGCGGCAGCGGAGCTTTCCGCGCGCGTGCGTCAGGGGTTCGAAGATGCGCTCGCGGACGTCGCAACGGCGCCCGTCGAGCGCACACGTCTCGAAGCGGCGATCCGTGGCCTCAACCACGCGCACATCGAGACGATCCACGCCTTCGCGTCGGGCCTGTTGCGCGAGCGGCCCGTCGAAGCCGACCTCGATCCCGGTTTCGAAGTGCTGGACACGCTCCCGGCGCAGTTGGAGTTCGACGCCGCGTGGAGCGATTGGCTGACGGCGCAAACGGGCGGCGACGATCCGCCGGAAGCACTCGTGAACGTGCTCAACCTGCAACTCGACTTCAAGCTCGTGCGAGATGCCGCTCAGCATCTGAACGAGCACCGCGATCTGTTGCCGCTGCGGCCGTATCCCAAGCGCCACGTTGATGCGATCGCCGTGCTCGACGCCGTCCGGTTGCAGATCGACGTACTGCGCGCGTCAAAGCAGCACTGCATCGACGTCGGTGACTACGGCTATCAGCAGATCGAGCGGCTCGAAGCGGACCTCCACGACCTCGATGGCTTCCGGGGCTATCCAGACGCGTTGCGCCGTGCGCTTGTCAGCCTCGACAGCGTCAACCCGAAGTCGGGCGCGCAGCCGAAATGGCGCACCAAGAGTGACCTGGCATCGGTTAAGGCGTGCTTTGGCGTCGTATCGAAGCTTCTCGAAGGCGCGAAGAGCGACATGCGAGAGGCGGCTGTCGCCGATCTTTTGGAGTGGCTGCAGGGCTTCGTGTTCTTCTACGACGAGCGCCGGCGGAAGGCGGGCAAGGCTGACTTCGACGATCTGCTCGTGTGGGCGCGCGATCTCGTGCGTGACAACGCCGAGGTGCGCGCGTACTTCCAGCAGAAGTACCGCTGCGTGCTGGTCGATGAGTTCCAGGACACGGACCCGCTGCAGGTAGAACTGATCGTCTTGCTCTGCGCCGAAGGCGCCGCGATCGACTGGCGCCGTGCGAAGCTCCGCGAAGGGAGCCTGTTCGTCGTCGGCGACCCCAAGCAGTCGATCTACCGCTTCCGCCGCGCCGACATCGCCATGTACGACGATGTGAAGCGCCACGTCTTCGGCGGCGCGCCTGTGCGCATCACGCAGAACTTCCGCTCGGTCGATGGCGTCATCGGCTGGGTCAACGACACCTTCGATGAGCTCTTCGAGGAGACCCCCGGCGTGCAGCCGCCGTACGTGCCGCTGTCGCATCACCCGGAGTACATCTCCGAGGATGCGATCACGCTGGTGGGAGGCACGGCGGCCGGCAGCAAGGCCAGTGACGTGCGCCTGGCTGAAGCGGAGGCGATCGCGTCGCTCGTGCGTGAGCGCGTCGCCGGCGGCGGCTGGCGCGTGCGCGAAGGCAAGGCGGCGCAACCGCAGCGTCCGGCGCGCTTCGGCGACATCGTGGTATTGATACCGAGCCGCACCGAACTCGTCATCTACGAGGAGGCCTTCGCGCGCGCGGGCGTGCCCTACCGCCACGAGGGCGGCCGCACGTTCTTCACGCGGCAAGAAGTGCGCGAACTCGTCGCCGTGCTGCGCGCGATCGACGACCCCGCGGACGGCGTCGCGACGGTGGCGGCGCTTCGTTCGGCGGCGTTCGGCTGCTCGGACGAAGACCTTTTGCTGCACAAGGTCAATGGCGGTCGCTTCGACTTCATCTCCATGGACGACAAGTGGTCCGGGCCCGTCGCCGAGTCGCTGCACACGCTGCGAAGGCTCGCGCGAAAACGCCACGCCTGGACCGACGCCAACGGTGTGAAGCGCTCGCCGCTGACGCTGTCCGAGCTGGTCCGCGCCGTGCTCGATGCAACGCGACTCGTCGAGTTCGCGATGCTCCAGCCGCAAGGAGAGCAGGTGGCGGCGAATCTCCTCAAGGTCATCGACCAGGCGCGCACGTACGCCGAAGCGAGCGGCGGCGGACTGCGCGGATTCGTCCGCTGGCTCAAGGAGAACGTCACGCGCACGACCGACGAGACGGACGCGCCGATCAGCGAAGAGACCGACGACGTCGTGCGGATCGTCACGGTACACGCGGCGAAGGGGCTCGAGTTCCCGATCGTCGTGTTCGCGAACATGGGCACGCGTCGCTATGACTACACGCGCGTGATCGCCGACCGTGGCGCCAGGGCGCTGCACATGCGCCTGGGCCGGAAGGACCTGCGATTTCAGACACCCGGCTTCGCGGAAGCAGAGGACGCCGAGAAGGGTCATGCCTCAGCCGAGGAACTGCGACTCCTCTACGTGGCGTCGACGCGTGCGAAGGACCGGCTCGTCGTGCCGTTCATCGATGCGGCCGACGCCAAGATCCCGAAGGTGCCCGAATGCCTCAACGATTGGCTGCGGAAGGAGAACGCCGGCTTCGCACCGTCGATCGACGCGGCGACGCTGCCGCGGCTCGTGGCCGCGCTGCCGGTGTGGCGACGCGAGCCGGCGGCTGTGCCCGACGGAGCGCCGGAGCGTGTCATCGCGGCACGCGCGCAGTGGTTGGCCGAGCACGACGCGCTCGTTGAGCGTGCGAAGCGTCCGCTCGTCGTGCGCACCGCTTCGGCGCTGAAACCGGAGTGGGAGCGCCCCCTGGCTGCGACCGACGACGTGCGCCGCGGCAACGCGACGGAGTTCGGCAGCGCCGTACACGCGCTGTTGGAGCGCATCGAACTCCGGAGCACCGACGAAATCGACGTATTGGCGCGCGCGATCGCGAGCGAATCCGGCATGCCGCAACGCGCAGACGAGATCGCCACGATCGCACGCCGCGCCCTCGCGAGCGCTGTCGTCGAGCGCGCACTGCGGTCGCGGCGGATGCTGTTGGAGGCGCCGTTTACGGTTGCGCTGCCGCGCGACGCCGCCACGCGCGCCGGTCTGCCGGAAGGACTCGCCGAAGGCCGCATCGACCTGCTCTTCGAGGAAGATAGCGCAGCAGTGATCGTCGACTTCAAGACCGACGCCGTAACCGAGAAGGACGTCGACGAGCGGGCGGCGCACTATCGCAACCAGGCCCTCGTCTACGCATGGGCGGTGCGCCAGGCAGCGATGCCCGTGCGTGAAGTCGTGTTCCTTTTCGCGCGCCCGGGCGTCGAGCGCGCATACCCTGTCGATGACGCCTTCCTCGCAGAGGCCGAGGCGCTTATGCGGCTCGAACCCGTACCAGAGGAAGCGCTCGCGTGA